A part of Drosophila bipectinata strain 14024-0381.07 chromosome 3L, DbipHiC1v2, whole genome shotgun sequence genomic DNA contains:
- the LOC108131674 gene encoding uncharacterized protein isoform X4, producing MGNGMNKVLPGLYVGNYRDSKDHAQLERFKISHIIAIHDSPRRLLPDKHYLCVMASDTPDQNLSQYFSVCNDFIHAARLREGNVLIHCLAGMSRSVTVAVAYIMTATHLNWKEALKVVRAGRSVANPNTGFQNQLQEFEQFKLTEERRRLRERFPSSALEQLDRIKVVTALDNYQELLQNKDICEGNCSRGEKCPTGVCNMDPTKGLFRRRPSSASTHSRLRAQSSSTNASSSSLTVSGAAAQSCPTSPKHSPLPLPRRSVGNERIPEDETAVEPVPTTSSEAAEYAAAVEDARREQEQRQQQLGKGQRSPRPGGSANATPRVSSAGSRRESKAKEGDGSAHLQRSASTVSGFGVRPWSSPAGLHAYTGSVPSSVHGSRVDLRDADKGSAIYLGCSAPRASTLSISSSRGSSGGSAPPSPCNTPPSSPRHGIKRSTSMAKKPR from the exons ATGGGAAATGGCATGAACAAG GTCCTGCCTGGTCTATACGTCGGCAACTACCGCGACTCCAAAGACCACGCGCAGCTGGAAAGGTTCAAGATCTCGCATATCATCGCGATACATGACAGTCCGCGCCGCCTGCTCCCG GATAAGCATTACCTCTGCGTGATGGCCTCGGACACGCCGGACCAGAACCTTTCCCAGTACTTCTCCGTCTGCAACGATTTCATCCATGCCGCCCGTCTGCGGGAGGGCAACGTGCTGATCCACTGCCTGGCGGGGATGTCTCGCTCGGTGACCGTTGCCGTGGCCTACATTATGACGGCCACGCACCTCAACTGGAAGGAGGCGCTGAAGGTGGTTCGGGCCGGTCGCTCTGTGGCCAATCCAAACACGGGTTTCCAGAACCAGCTGCAGGAGTTCGAGCAGTTCAAGCTCACCGAGGAGCGGCGGCGGTTGCGTGAGCGTTTCCCCTCCTCTGCCCTGGAGCAGCTGGACCGCATTAAAGTGGTGACGGCGCTGGACAACTACCAGGAGCTGCTGCAGAACAAAGACATATGTGAGGGCAACTGCTCCCGGGGCGAAAAGTGTCCAACAG GCGTTTGCAATATGGACCCCACCAAGGGCTTGTTCCGACGCCGCCCTTCCAGCGCCTCTACCCACTCGCGGCTCCGTGCCCAGTCCTCCAGCACCAACGCCTCGTCCAGTTCGCTAACTGTGAGCGGCGCCGCTGCCCAGTCCTGCCCCACATCGCCAAAGCACTCGCCGTTGCCCCTGCCCCGCCGGTCTGTGGGAAACGAGCGCATCCCCGAGGATGAGACTGCGGTTGAACCGGTCCCTACCACTTCAAGTGAGGCGGCTGAGTACGCCGCCGCCGTCGAGGACGCCCGTCGGGAGCAGGAGCAACGCCAGCAGCAGTTGGGCAAGGGTCAGCGCTCACCTCGACCTGGCGGTTCTGCGAACGCCACTCCTCGGGTGAGCAGTGCCGGGAGTCGGAGAGAGTCTAAGGCCAAGGAAGGCGACGGCTCCGCACATCTGCAGCGGAGTGCCAGCACAGTAAGCGGCTTTGGAGTGCGTCCGTGGAGCAGTCCGGCAGGTCTGCACGCTTATACAG gCTCGGTTCCCTCCTCCGTCCACGGGTCACGAGTGGATTTGCGGGATGCCGACAAGGGATCAGCCATCTATCTGGGCTGCTCGGCGCCAAGGGCGTCTACCCTGTCTATATCGTCGTCGAGGGGCTCATCGGGCGGCTCCGCCCCGCCCTCTCCTTGCAACACACCTCCTTCCAGCCCACGACACGGAATAAAGAG ATCCACCAGCATGGCGAAGAAGCCGAGATGA
- the LOC108131674 gene encoding uncharacterized protein isoform X3: MITALMNWHMGLVLPGLYVGNYRDSKDHAQLERFKISHIIAIHDSPRRLLPDKHYLCVMASDTPDQNLSQYFSVCNDFIHAARLREGNVLIHCLAGMSRSVTVAVAYIMTATHLNWKEALKVVRAGRSVANPNTGFQNQLQEFEQFKLTEERRRLRERFPSSALEQLDRIKVVTALDNYQELLQNKDICEGNCSRGEKCPTGVCNMDPTKGLFRRRPSSASTHSRLRAQSSSTNASSSSLTVSGAAAQSCPTSPKHSPLPLPRRSVGNERIPEDETAVEPVPTTSSEAAEYAAAVEDARREQEQRQQQLGKGQRSPRPGGSANATPRVSSAGSRRESKAKEGDGSAHLQRSASTVSGFGVRPWSSPAGLHAYTGSVPSSVHGSRVDLRDADKGSAIYLGCSAPRASTLSISSSRGSSGGSAPPSPCNTPPSSPRHGIKRSTSMAKKPR; this comes from the exons ATGATTACTGCATTAATGAACTGGCATATGGGATTG GTCCTGCCTGGTCTATACGTCGGCAACTACCGCGACTCCAAAGACCACGCGCAGCTGGAAAGGTTCAAGATCTCGCATATCATCGCGATACATGACAGTCCGCGCCGCCTGCTCCCG GATAAGCATTACCTCTGCGTGATGGCCTCGGACACGCCGGACCAGAACCTTTCCCAGTACTTCTCCGTCTGCAACGATTTCATCCATGCCGCCCGTCTGCGGGAGGGCAACGTGCTGATCCACTGCCTGGCGGGGATGTCTCGCTCGGTGACCGTTGCCGTGGCCTACATTATGACGGCCACGCACCTCAACTGGAAGGAGGCGCTGAAGGTGGTTCGGGCCGGTCGCTCTGTGGCCAATCCAAACACGGGTTTCCAGAACCAGCTGCAGGAGTTCGAGCAGTTCAAGCTCACCGAGGAGCGGCGGCGGTTGCGTGAGCGTTTCCCCTCCTCTGCCCTGGAGCAGCTGGACCGCATTAAAGTGGTGACGGCGCTGGACAACTACCAGGAGCTGCTGCAGAACAAAGACATATGTGAGGGCAACTGCTCCCGGGGCGAAAAGTGTCCAACAG GCGTTTGCAATATGGACCCCACCAAGGGCTTGTTCCGACGCCGCCCTTCCAGCGCCTCTACCCACTCGCGGCTCCGTGCCCAGTCCTCCAGCACCAACGCCTCGTCCAGTTCGCTAACTGTGAGCGGCGCCGCTGCCCAGTCCTGCCCCACATCGCCAAAGCACTCGCCGTTGCCCCTGCCCCGCCGGTCTGTGGGAAACGAGCGCATCCCCGAGGATGAGACTGCGGTTGAACCGGTCCCTACCACTTCAAGTGAGGCGGCTGAGTACGCCGCCGCCGTCGAGGACGCCCGTCGGGAGCAGGAGCAACGCCAGCAGCAGTTGGGCAAGGGTCAGCGCTCACCTCGACCTGGCGGTTCTGCGAACGCCACTCCTCGGGTGAGCAGTGCCGGGAGTCGGAGAGAGTCTAAGGCCAAGGAAGGCGACGGCTCCGCACATCTGCAGCGGAGTGCCAGCACAGTAAGCGGCTTTGGAGTGCGTCCGTGGAGCAGTCCGGCAGGTCTGCACGCTTATACAG gCTCGGTTCCCTCCTCCGTCCACGGGTCACGAGTGGATTTGCGGGATGCCGACAAGGGATCAGCCATCTATCTGGGCTGCTCGGCGCCAAGGGCGTCTACCCTGTCTATATCGTCGTCGAGGGGCTCATCGGGCGGCTCCGCCCCGCCCTCTCCTTGCAACACACCTCCTTCCAGCCCACGACACGGAATAAAGAG ATCCACCAGCATGGCGAAGAAGCCGAGATGA
- the LOC108131674 gene encoding dual specificity protein phosphatase 22 isoform X1: protein MITALMNWHMGLVLPGLYVGNYRDSKDHAQLERFKISHIIAIHDSPRRLLPDKHYLCVMASDTPDQNLSQYFSVCNDFIHAARLREGNVLIHCLAGMSRSVTVAVAYIMTATHLNWKEALKVVRAGRSVANPNTGFQNQLQEFEQFKLTEERRRLRERFPSSALEQLDRIKVVTALDNYQELLQNKDICEGNCSRGEKCPTGASGDLEGMGNDNENEREIDVENEGPLKQNVAYTLSFAMEKWRDSIIKENISDPPKEDSPDFRINSGEELIPNVRYFDANVNKGRFVNNLDSEVEEDPPSASTTRMGLVGFLDSPSPNKRRNRKLKTTPQVETNKF, encoded by the exons ATGATTACTGCATTAATGAACTGGCATATGGGATTG GTCCTGCCTGGTCTATACGTCGGCAACTACCGCGACTCCAAAGACCACGCGCAGCTGGAAAGGTTCAAGATCTCGCATATCATCGCGATACATGACAGTCCGCGCCGCCTGCTCCCG GATAAGCATTACCTCTGCGTGATGGCCTCGGACACGCCGGACCAGAACCTTTCCCAGTACTTCTCCGTCTGCAACGATTTCATCCATGCCGCCCGTCTGCGGGAGGGCAACGTGCTGATCCACTGCCTGGCGGGGATGTCTCGCTCGGTGACCGTTGCCGTGGCCTACATTATGACGGCCACGCACCTCAACTGGAAGGAGGCGCTGAAGGTGGTTCGGGCCGGTCGCTCTGTGGCCAATCCAAACACGGGTTTCCAGAACCAGCTGCAGGAGTTCGAGCAGTTCAAGCTCACCGAGGAGCGGCGGCGGTTGCGTGAGCGTTTCCCCTCCTCTGCCCTGGAGCAGCTGGACCGCATTAAAGTGGTGACGGCGCTGGACAACTACCAGGAGCTGCTGCAGAACAAAGACATATGTGAGGGCAACTGCTCCCGGGGCGAAAAGTGTCCAACAGGTGCGAGCGGGGACTTGGAGGGAATGGGGAATGACAATGAGAATGAGCGGGAGATTGATGTTGAAAATGAGGGCCCTTTGAAGCAAAACGTGGCCTACACGCTAAGCTTCGCGATGGAGAAGTGGAGAGACAGCATCATCAAGGAAAATATTAGTGATCCGCCAAAGGAAGACTCTCCGGATTTCAGAATCAACTCTGGTGAAGAGTTGATACCCAACGTGCGGTACTTTGATGCGAACGTAAACAAAGGCCGATTCGTCAACAACCTGGACTCGGAAGTGGAGGAAGACCCGCCCAGTGCCAGCACAACGCGGATGGGGCTTGTGGGATTCttggattccccaagtcccaATAAACGACGAAACCGGAAACTAAAGACAACGCCCCAAGTCGAAACCAATAAGTTTTAG
- the LOC108131674 gene encoding uncharacterized protein isoform X2, which produces MASDTPDQNLSQYFSVCNDFIHAARLREGNVLIHCLAGMSRSVTVAVAYIMTATHLNWKEALKVVRAGRSVANPNTGFQNQLQEFEQFKLTEERRRLRERFPSSALEQLDRIKVVTALDNYQELLQNKDICEGNCSRGEKCPTGASGDLEGMGNDNENEREIDVENEGPLKQNVAYTLSFAMEKWRDSIIKENISDPPKEDSPDFRINSGEELIPNVRYFDANVNKGRFVNNLDSEVEEDPPSASTTRMGLVGFLDSPSPNKRRNRKLKTTPQVETNKF; this is translated from the coding sequence ATGGCCTCGGACACGCCGGACCAGAACCTTTCCCAGTACTTCTCCGTCTGCAACGATTTCATCCATGCCGCCCGTCTGCGGGAGGGCAACGTGCTGATCCACTGCCTGGCGGGGATGTCTCGCTCGGTGACCGTTGCCGTGGCCTACATTATGACGGCCACGCACCTCAACTGGAAGGAGGCGCTGAAGGTGGTTCGGGCCGGTCGCTCTGTGGCCAATCCAAACACGGGTTTCCAGAACCAGCTGCAGGAGTTCGAGCAGTTCAAGCTCACCGAGGAGCGGCGGCGGTTGCGTGAGCGTTTCCCCTCCTCTGCCCTGGAGCAGCTGGACCGCATTAAAGTGGTGACGGCGCTGGACAACTACCAGGAGCTGCTGCAGAACAAAGACATATGTGAGGGCAACTGCTCCCGGGGCGAAAAGTGTCCAACAGGTGCGAGCGGGGACTTGGAGGGAATGGGGAATGACAATGAGAATGAGCGGGAGATTGATGTTGAAAATGAGGGCCCTTTGAAGCAAAACGTGGCCTACACGCTAAGCTTCGCGATGGAGAAGTGGAGAGACAGCATCATCAAGGAAAATATTAGTGATCCGCCAAAGGAAGACTCTCCGGATTTCAGAATCAACTCTGGTGAAGAGTTGATACCCAACGTGCGGTACTTTGATGCGAACGTAAACAAAGGCCGATTCGTCAACAACCTGGACTCGGAAGTGGAGGAAGACCCGCCCAGTGCCAGCACAACGCGGATGGGGCTTGTGGGATTCttggattccccaagtcccaATAAACGACGAAACCGGAAACTAAAGACAACGCCCCAAGTCGAAACCAATAAGTTTTAG